In one Plutella xylostella chromosome 20, ilPluXylo3.1, whole genome shotgun sequence genomic region, the following are encoded:
- the LOC105389719 gene encoding alpha-(1,3)-fucosyltransferase C — MTTVSSAKYFMFLCLSVLLFSVYLISTSERTSSVAPDLLYDFNMKYLLFWTPRSEHSPFTPMLEGVQEFVKHNCEYQNCFLTANRSYFESITKFDALLFHGKELSVAETTETLPKSRSPKQKYIFATIESAHNYPMCDPIYDGFFNWTWTYRLDSDVRWGYLTVLDMQGQVVGPKSDMSWRQMNETIDSEVREQLKMKSKAVAWLVSHCQTRSFRELYALDLRENLSALDLDMDIYGACEGSQSCPRSRDCDRKLKNYYFYLAFENSFSVDYVTEKVLNAMDNLAVPIVFGDANYSRFLPPGSYINAREMSPEQLADTISNLISNSSQYEEFFRWRRFYRIVETTSNVDVCNLCAIMNDKRKFMSESVYRNFREWWNNKDQKCPDRRKLIWKNTFT, encoded by the exons ATGACGACTGTGTCCTCCGCGAAGTACTTCATGTTCTTATGTTTATCTGTGCTTCTGTTCTCCGTTTACCTCATAAGTACCTCTGAACGCACTTCCAGCGTTGCTCCAGATTTGCTGTATGACTTCAACATGAAATATTTACTGTTTTGGACTCCTAGAAGCGAGCATTCCCCGTTTACTCCCATGCTTGAGGGCGTCCAGGAATTTGTTAAGCACAATTGCGAATACCAAAATTGTTTCCTCACGGCCAACAGATCTTATTTTGAGAGCATAACGAAATTCGATGCTTTACTCTTCCACGGAAAAGAGCTATCAGTAGCGGAGACCACTGAAACTCTGCCTAAGTCAAGATCTCCTAAACAGAAGTACATCTTTGCGACCATAGAGTCTGCGCACAACTACCCCATGTGTGACCCTATCTATGATGGCTTCTTCAACTGGACGTGGACTTATAGACTCGACTCCGACGTGCGATGGGGCTACCTCACTGTGCTGGACATGCAAGGACAAGTCGTGGGGCCAAAATCAGACATGAGCTGGAGACAAATGAATGAAACCATAGATAGTGAAGTAAGAGAACAACTGAAGATGAAAAGCAAGGCTGTAGCTTGGTTGGTGTCTCACTGCCAGACACGAAGCTTCAGAGAACTCTACGCATTAGATCTGAGGGAAAATCTCAGCGCATTGGATTTAGATATGGACATTTATGGAGCATGTGAGGGGTCGCAGTCGTGCCCCAGAAGTCGCGATTGTGATAGGAAACTGAagaattattacttttatttggCTTTTGAGAATTCGTTTTCTGTTGATTACGTGACGGAAAAAGTGTTGAATGCGATGGACAATTTAGCTGTGCCAATTGTGTTCGGAGACGCTAACTACTCGAG gttTCTGCCTCCAGGCTCTTACATCAACGCGAGGGAGATGAGCCCAGAGCAACTTGCAGACACCATCAGCAATCTCATCTCAAACTCATCCCAGTACGAAGAGTTCTTTCGTTGGAGAAGGTTCTATCGCATCGTAGAAACGACGTCAAACGTGGACGTGTGCAACCTTTGCGCAATAATGAACGATAAGAGGAAATTCATGAGTGAATCGGTGTACAGGAATTTCAGAGAGTGGTGGAATAACAAAGATCAAAAATGTCCTGATAGGAGAAAGCTTATATGGAAAAATACTTTcacatag